The Panthera leo isolate Ple1 chromosome C2, P.leo_Ple1_pat1.1, whole genome shotgun sequence genome window below encodes:
- the B3GALNT1 gene encoding UDP-GalNAc:beta-1,3-N-acetylgalactosaminyltransferase 1, which produces MALALLTTLPSRMSLRSLKWSLLLLSLLSFLVMWYLSLPHYNVIERVNWMYFYEYEPIYRQDFRFTLREHSNCSHQNPFLVILVTSHPSDVKARQAIRVTWGEKKSWWGYEVLTFFLLGQPAEKEDKVLALSLEDEHILYGDIIRQDFLDTYNNLTLKTIMAFRWVTEFCPNAKYIMKTDTDVFINTGNLVKYLLSVNHSEKFFTGYPLIDNYSYRGFYQKAHISYQEYPFKVFPPYCSGLGYIMSSDLVPRIYEMMSHVKPIKFEDVYVGICLNLLNVDIHIPEDTNLFFLYRIHLDVCQLRRVIAAHGFSSKEIITFWQVMLRNTTCHY; this is translated from the coding sequence ATGGCCCTGGCTCTCTTGACCACTCTTCCGAGTAGGATGTCACTGAGATCCCTCAAATGGAGCCTCCTGCTGCTATCCCTCCTGAGTTTTCTTGTGATGTGGTACCTCAGCCTGCCCCACTACAATGTGATAGAACGTGTAAACTGGATGTACTTCTATGAGTATGAGCCAATTTACAGACAAGACTTTCGCTTCACACTTCGAGAGCATTCAAACTGCTCTCATCAAAACCCTTTTCTTGTCATCCTGGTGACCTCACACCCTTCAGATGTGAAAGCCAGACAGGCCATTAGAGTTACTTGGggtgaaaaaaaatcttggtggGGATATGAGGTTCTTACATTTTTCTTACTAGGCCAGCCGGCCGAAAAGGAAGACAAAGTGTTAGCATTGTCCTTAGAGGATGAGCACATTCTTTATGGTGACATAATACGACAAGATTTTTTAGACACGTATAATAATCTGACCTTGAAAACAATTATGGCATTCAGGTGGGTAACTGAGTTTTGCCCCAATGCCAAGTACATCATGAAGACAGACACTGATGTTTTCATCAATACTGGCAACTTAGTGAAGTATCTTTTAAGTGTAAACCATTCAGAGAAGTTTTTCACAGGTTATCCTCTAATCGATAATTATTCCTATAGAGGATTTTACCAAAAAGCCCATATTTCGTACCAAGAGTATCCCTTCAAGGTGTTTCCTCCCTACTGCAGTGGGTTGGGTTATATAATGTCCAGCGATTTGGTGCCAAGAATCTATGAAATGATGAGTCACGTAAAACCCATCAAGTTTGAAGATGTTTATGTTGGGATCTGTTTGAATTTATTAAACGTGGACATCCATATTCCAGAAGACAcaaaccttttctttttatataggATCCATTTGGATGTCTGTCAACTCAGACGTGTGATTGCAGCTCATGGCTTTTCTTCCAAGGAGATTATCACATTTTGGCAGGTTATGCTAAGGAATACCACATGCCATTATTAA